DNA from Longimicrobiales bacterium:
ACGCTCGTGATCCGCGCGGGAGGAATTGCCGTTTTCCCGATTATCGTATCGGAGGCCCCGTGCTATCACTCATATCAGGGAGAACGCCATGTCCAGAAGGATCAGGTTCCGGGCGGTGCTGGGCACCTTGGCAATGGCAGGTGCACTGGTCGTGACGTCGATGCCTGCGGAAGGGCAGCAGCGCCCGCGCGAGGGCGTCCGGCGCGAGCATGCGGACGGCGTGCGCGGCCGCATGCAGGATCCGGCCGAGCGGATCGAGCGACGCGTGCAGATGCTGACGGAGCGGCTCGAGCTCAGCAGTGAGCAGGCCGCGCAGGTGAAGTCGGTGCTTCAGCGCCAGCACACGCAGATGCGTGCGTTCATGGAGCAGCAGGGGTTCACGCCGGGCGAGCGCCCGGATCGGGCGCAGCGGACCCGTCCGGACTCGGCGCAGCGCGCGGCGGTCCGTGCGCAGATGGAAACGCTGCGGGCCGAGACGGAGGCAGGGATCGAGCGGATCCTGAATGCCGAGCAGAAGCAGAAGTACGAGGCACTCCGGGAGCAGATGAGGGAGCGGCGCGGCGATCGGCCGAATCGTCCCCCGCGAAGGCTCAGAGGGTGATGAGCATCCGGGCGATCGGCCCGGTGACACGACCTGAACAGGACGGAAGCCGTCGGATGCGCCGACGGCTTCTGCCGTTTTCCGCCGTGTCAGTCCCGGTCAGCGACCGGCCCAGGACGGCGGATCGCTGGCAGGAAACGAATC
Protein-coding regions in this window:
- a CDS encoding Spy/CpxP family protein refolding chaperone, with amino-acid sequence MSRRIRFRAVLGTLAMAGALVVTSMPAEGQQRPREGVRREHADGVRGRMQDPAERIERRVQMLTERLELSSEQAAQVKSVLQRQHTQMRAFMEQQGFTPGERPDRAQRTRPDSAQRAAVRAQMETLRAETEAGIERILNAEQKQKYEALREQMRERRGDRPNRPPRRLRG